In Methanobacterium spitsbergense, the following proteins share a genomic window:
- a CDS encoding exopolysaccharide biosynthesis protein: MVKISDCEKGYSYTITQISGRIPLEGMTLREFLELIGKRGRLITCMVLAAPFLIPISIPGTGVVVGFIILIISLSIMLNKYYLVPDILLNREMSYTNLVKVLNACIRILSFLEKYMKPRLKLMTNKKFSSISNNIFLVISSVLFIIPLPIPLTDTLPALGIFFLSAGILECDGYLILSGYFVVVITAIYFTLFTLVGLKIIFGLNIF, from the coding sequence GTGGTTAAGATATCTGATTGTGAAAAGGGTTATTCTTACACGATCACCCAAATATCTGGAAGAATTCCTTTAGAAGGAATGACTTTAAGAGAATTTTTAGAATTAATAGGTAAACGTGGCAGATTAATAACCTGTATGGTACTTGCAGCACCATTTTTGATACCAATATCCATCCCTGGAACCGGGGTTGTTGTTGGATTTATTATTTTGATAATCAGTTTGAGTATAATGCTCAATAAATATTATTTAGTGCCGGATATATTATTGAATCGTGAAATGTCATATACTAACCTTGTTAAAGTGCTGAATGCTTGTATCAGAATTTTATCTTTTCTTGAAAAATATATGAAACCACGATTAAAATTAATGACAAATAAAAAGTTTAGCAGTATATCAAACAATATTTTTCTAGTTATAAGTTCTGTTCTTTTTATTATACCATTACCAATTCCACTGACAGACACTTTACCTGCATTGGGAATATTCTTTCTATCTGCGGGGATACTTGAATGCGATGGTTATTTAATTCTCTCAGGATATTTTGTTGTTGTTATAACAGCAATCTACTTCACATTATTTACATTAGTGGGTTTAAAAATTATTTTTGGATTAAATATTTTTTAG
- a CDS encoding Hsp20/alpha crystallin family protein: MVEKDNVKLKSSKMNTEKIENKNISMDLRKKADSKEYETSDSSLNDIITYIKDKQEEFNRVLSDYTIFNNKTMVDIIETNDSIIFIADLPRLKKEDVEIAIGEDVVDICAEFEDDVTNKDVNYIQRERSYGKIDRSFTLPTKVDFEKAEGTFKDSVLTLKIPKLEKKRLKLKID; the protein is encoded by the coding sequence ATGGTTGAAAAAGATAATGTAAAACTGAAATCAAGTAAAATGAACACAGAAAAAATTGAAAATAAAAATATTTCTATGGATTTACGTAAAAAGGCAGATTCTAAAGAATATGAAACCTCTGACTCGTCATTAAATGATATAATAACTTACATTAAAGACAAACAGGAAGAATTCAACAGGGTTTTATCTGATTATACTATTTTTAATAATAAAACAATGGTTGATATAATAGAAACTAATGATTCAATTATTTTCATTGCAGATCTACCGCGGCTTAAAAAAGAGGATGTAGAAATTGCAATTGGAGAAGATGTAGTAGATATATGTGCTGAATTTGAAGATGATGTAACAAATAAAGATGTTAATTACATTCAAAGGGAACGGAGTTATGGTAAGATCGATAGATCTTTTACACTTCCAACCAAAGTAGACTTTGAAAAAGCTGAAGGTACATTCAAAGACTCGGTATTAACTCTAAAAATTCCTAAATTAGAGAAAAAAAGGTTAAAGCTTAAAATTGATTAA
- a CDS encoding ArsR/SmtB family transcription factor: MTIHDCEIDLADETAVKEVKSKMLDNEIFLKISEDFKIFSDPTRVKILYALSQRELCVCDLASLLEMTHSAVSHQLRIMRNSSLVKFKKVGKNVYYSLSDEHINIMLRLGIEHASESIIKG, translated from the coding sequence ATGACTATTCATGATTGTGAAATTGATCTAGCTGATGAAACTGCTGTAAAAGAAGTAAAATCAAAAATGTTAGATAACGAGATATTTTTAAAGATCTCCGAAGATTTTAAAATTTTCAGCGACCCCACAAGGGTTAAAATTCTCTATGCATTATCTCAAAGAGAGTTATGTGTTTGTGATCTAGCATCGCTACTAGAAATGACACACTCTGCTGTATCACATCAACTGAGAATTATGCGAAATAGCAGTCTAGTTAAATTCAAAAAAGTAGGTAAAAACGTTTATTATTCCCTCAGTGATGAGCATATCAATATTATGTTAAGATTGGGAATTGAACATGCTAGTGAATCAATAATCAAAGGGTGA
- a CDS encoding cation diffusion facilitator family transporter — translation MDKTDERQKIGRNASAVAISGNTFLTIFNFIIGLISGSSALVAESAHTLSDVLTSIIAFIGFKIGMKPADDDHQYGHGRAEPLVGLVIVVFLVVVAYEILSGVYIKLTSTTPLAPPELIAALMAFIGIFINLAMTTYLMRAGKKINSPAIIADGQHQKVDIFSCIAILVGVIGAQLGFPILDPLVAIFISIIVIKTAFELARDNVNVIMGKVPSDTILDEVRSAAKKVDNVKGVHSIKINPMGPYSSAELHIEVDGDIKLKDAHEIAHNVEKRIINDVSAIKMAIIHVCPFEEECATFENGNVL, via the coding sequence TTGGATAAAACAGATGAAAGACAAAAAATCGGTAGAAATGCTTCAGCTGTTGCAATTTCTGGAAATACGTTTCTAACTATTTTCAACTTTATAATAGGTTTAATTTCTGGAAGTAGTGCCCTGGTTGCTGAGTCAGCACATACTCTTTCAGATGTTTTAACATCTATAATTGCCTTTATTGGTTTCAAAATTGGAATGAAACCCGCCGATGACGATCATCAATATGGGCATGGAAGAGCAGAACCATTGGTTGGACTTGTAATAGTTGTCTTTTTGGTTGTTGTTGCATATGAGATTTTGAGTGGTGTGTATATCAAACTTACATCCACCACTCCTTTAGCACCTCCAGAATTAATTGCAGCCTTAATGGCATTTATTGGTATATTCATAAACTTGGCTATGACAACCTATCTTATGAGGGCAGGGAAAAAAATTAACAGTCCTGCCATAATAGCTGATGGACAGCATCAAAAAGTGGATATATTTTCATGTATTGCAATTTTAGTTGGAGTAATAGGGGCTCAATTAGGTTTTCCAATATTAGACCCTCTTGTAGCTATTTTCATTTCAATAATTGTTATTAAAACAGCTTTTGAACTTGCACGAGACAATGTAAATGTTATAATGGGAAAAGTTCCCTCGGATACTATTTTAGACGAAGTTAGATCTGCTGCAAAAAAGGTTGATAATGTTAAAGGAGTTCATAGTATAAAAATAAATCCAATGGGTCCATATTCCTCTGCTGAACTCCATATTGAAGTTGATGGAGATATAAAATTAAAAGATGCACATGAAATAGCACATAACGTAGAAAAACGGATAATTAATGATGTATCTGCAATAAAGATGGCCATAATTCATGTATGTCCATTCGAAGAAGAATGTGCCACATTTGAAAATGGTAATGTGCTTTAA
- a CDS encoding DUF4326 domain-containing protein, giving the protein MTIRVRNENTWESEENEFVEYVGKGSVLENPYTSGCRRKLKDQYRKYLIELSSESPEWQRIVELKKIHEDGEDLNLLCSCYPDPCHSNIIIDAITGKISPKKD; this is encoded by the coding sequence ATGACAATAAGAGTGAGAAATGAAAACACTTGGGAAAGCGAAGAAAATGAATTTGTTGAATATGTTGGAAAGGGTTCAGTTCTTGAAAATCCATATACAAGCGGCTGTAGAAGAAAATTAAAGGATCAATACAGAAAATATTTAATTGAACTATCAAGTGAGAGCCCTGAATGGCAAAGAATCGTTGAATTAAAAAAAATACATGAAGATGGAGAAGATTTGAATCTTTTATGCTCCTGCTACCCTGATCCTTGCCACTCTAACATTATTATCGATGCAATAACCGGGAAAATCAGTCCAAAAAAAGATTAA
- a CDS encoding potassium channel family protein has translation MYVIIMGGGRVGMTLASAMIKASFDVTLIEKDQELCNLAASELDALVICGNGTDLKSLEEANISEADAFVAATGNDEANLLACILVKDYNPKKLIARISDPTHEEAFRKVGIDATVSPELTAAAYLEKLIIRPKIADMVILGKGNAELLDIPVENSKVIGKKIGEISPTKNYVICAIYKGPEYEIRMPEPEIILEAGDKISILIKTKHIKDVVKKFLK, from the coding sequence ATGTATGTGATTATCATGGGTGGTGGAAGAGTTGGAATGACACTTGCTTCAGCAATGATAAAAGCTAGTTTTGACGTTACTCTCATAGAAAAGGATCAAGAACTCTGCAACCTAGCAGCAAGTGAATTAGATGCCCTTGTAATATGTGGAAATGGTACAGATTTAAAATCTTTAGAAGAAGCTAATATATCTGAAGCAGATGCATTTGTTGCAGCAACTGGAAATGATGAAGCTAACTTACTTGCTTGTATCCTCGTTAAAGATTACAATCCCAAAAAACTTATTGCTAGAATAAGTGATCCAACTCATGAAGAGGCCTTTAGAAAAGTGGGTATTGATGCAACTGTAAGTCCAGAACTAACAGCAGCAGCTTATCTTGAAAAACTGATTATAAGGCCAAAAATTGCAGATATGGTTATTCTGGGTAAAGGTAATGCAGAGCTTTTAGATATTCCCGTTGAAAATAGTAAGGTTATAGGGAAAAAAATCGGAGAAATAAGTCCAACAAAAAATTATGTTATATGTGCCATTTATAAAGGTCCAGAATATGAAATCCGTATGCCTGAACCAGAGATTATACTAGAGGCAGGAGATAAAATTTCCATTCTTATAAAAACAAAACATATCAAGGATGTTGTAAAGAAGTTCTTAAAATAA
- a CDS encoding TrkH family potassium uptake protein, translating into MRSVHKLKKIELYSIIHYTGYICILLGLVMLVPIIVALIYGEYKFITPFIYSSIVSLVIGILLFKKFNNKKEISLKSAMIFVTLIWLIGSAIAALPYYLSGDLSYFNAFFEAMSGFTTTGFSMYNLDHASFTMNFWRAFTQWLGGIGIIVMALTVLSSPGVNIMRMYSAEGREERLAPSIRHTSRIILYIYLLYTAISIILFKLAGMPVFDSIFYAFTALSTGGFALENASISIYHNIWIELVAMIVMILGATNFALHYTLLKGNWREYFKDIESKVSWILLIGGTLLVALFLYNGSVYGHDIFTSLRYSAFQVVTALTTSGLQTANPSDISVQWDGLGIFILTLLMIIGAGACSTGGGIKWLRIGILVKGMWWEIKSLLLPQSAVISRKIHHVGDIKINENLLRLTGLFVFSYIVVYIISVIIVLFYYQNLSQVLFEVASGLSNVGLGSSLLTPSSPMVVKLVFMIDMWIGRLEIWPILLLMAIAVQNTIRR; encoded by the coding sequence TTGCGATCTGTTCACAAATTAAAAAAAATAGAATTATATTCAATTATTCATTACACTGGTTATATTTGTATATTATTAGGACTTGTAATGCTTGTACCTATAATTGTAGCACTTATTTACGGCGAATATAAATTTATAACTCCATTTATATATTCATCTATCGTAAGCCTTGTAATAGGTATATTACTTTTTAAAAAATTTAATAACAAAAAGGAAATATCTCTTAAAAGTGCGATGATATTTGTTACGCTTATATGGCTTATTGGCAGTGCTATCGCAGCCCTTCCATATTATTTATCCGGGGATTTATCCTATTTTAATGCTTTTTTTGAAGCAATGTCAGGTTTCACAACAACTGGTTTCAGTATGTACAACCTGGATCATGCATCTTTCACTATGAATTTCTGGCGTGCATTCACACAGTGGCTTGGTGGAATTGGTATTATTGTAATGGCATTAACTGTTTTATCATCACCAGGTGTTAATATAATGAGAATGTATTCGGCAGAGGGTAGGGAAGAAAGATTGGCCCCCAGCATTAGACATACTTCACGTATAATATTGTATATTTATCTTTTATACACAGCAATTTCAATAATTCTCTTTAAACTCGCAGGGATGCCAGTCTTTGATTCAATTTTCTATGCATTTACAGCCCTTTCTACAGGAGGATTTGCACTTGAAAATGCAAGCATATCCATTTACCACAATATATGGATTGAACTTGTTGCAATGATTGTCATGATTTTAGGAGCAACCAATTTTGCACTTCATTACACCTTGCTCAAAGGTAATTGGAGAGAATACTTTAAAGATATTGAATCCAAGGTTTCATGGATATTATTAATTGGAGGAACATTGCTAGTTGCATTATTCCTCTACAATGGATCTGTATATGGACACGATATATTTACATCGCTAAGATACTCTGCATTCCAGGTTGTAACAGCTTTAACAACCTCCGGACTTCAAACAGCAAATCCCTCGGATATTTCAGTTCAGTGGGATGGTCTGGGCATATTTATACTCACTCTGTTAATGATCATTGGTGCAGGTGCCTGTTCAACAGGTGGAGGTATCAAATGGTTAAGAATAGGTATACTTGTTAAAGGTATGTGGTGGGAGATTAAATCATTATTACTCCCCCAAAGTGCAGTTATATCACGTAAAATTCACCATGTGGGTGATATTAAAATTAATGAGAATTTATTAAGATTAACAGGGTTGTTTGTGTTCAGTTACATTGTTGTTTATATCATTAGTGTGATAATTGTGCTATTTTATTATCAGAACCTTTCACAGGTTCTGTTTGAAGTTGCATCTGGCTTGAGTAACGTTGGATTGGGCTCATCACTTCTTACACCTTCCTCCCCCATGGTTGTGAAACTTGTTTTCATGATAGATATGTGGATAGGTAGGCTTGAAATATGGCCCATACTTCTATTGATGGCAATTGCAGTTCAAAATACCATTAGGAGATAA
- a CDS encoding universal stress protein, which translates to MTKKILLPTDGSKNAERAGEYAISLADISGADIIVLNVIDTNYLDALPQPDLRESLDKELRADGQRAVEKFQKKLEESQCNGVCKNIQFKTIIKEGKPADAILKTIDEEGVDQVVMGKSGKHGLERAILGRTTDRVVRDANVPVNVIT; encoded by the coding sequence ATGACCAAAAAAATATTGTTACCTACAGATGGTTCAAAAAATGCTGAAAGGGCGGGTGAATATGCTATATCACTTGCAGATATTAGTGGTGCAGATATTATTGTATTAAATGTTATAGATACCAATTACCTTGACGCACTCCCACAACCAGACCTCAGAGAAAGTTTAGATAAAGAATTAAGAGCAGACGGTCAAAGGGCTGTTGAAAAATTCCAGAAGAAACTTGAAGAAAGCCAGTGCAATGGTGTATGTAAAAATATACAATTTAAAACCATAATTAAAGAGGGTAAACCAGCAGATGCCATTCTTAAAACTATTGATGAAGAAGGTGTTGACCAAGTTGTAATGGGAAAATCTGGTAAACATGGATTGGAAAGAGCTATACTTGGAAGGACCACTGACAGAGTGGTTAGGGATGCCAATGTACCTGTCAATGTGATAACATAA
- a CDS encoding HAD-IC family P-type ATPase, which translates to MVFVFATGMNTFFGRAAGLVSKVSTKYHLQKAVITIGDYLILLDVIMVSLIFIAGLIRQENVFDILGFALVLTIASIPVAQPAVISVTLTVGTMALAKKKSIVSKLSAIEEMAGMDVLFSDKTGTLTKNEISIAQIESYNGFTDEEVIFFAGLASLRLEQDPLDKAILDKMENSETLSKKIENYKLLKFNPFDPIRKSTESEIQYKDECKFKVSKGAPQVILTLINNEILKAKVERNVDHFADKVYRFLGVARTDKEGIWEFMGLIALYDHLKKILKSIW; encoded by the coding sequence ATGGTATTTGTATTTGCAACTGGAATGAATACATTTTTTGGAAGGGCTGCCGGACTAGTATCCAAAGTAAGTACAAAATATCATCTACAAAAGGCTGTTATAACAATTGGAGATTATCTGATCCTACTGGATGTTATAATGGTATCACTTATCTTCATTGCAGGATTGATTCGTCAAGAAAATGTCTTTGATATTTTGGGATTTGCTCTCGTACTAACAATAGCATCAATACCAGTTGCCCAACCTGCTGTAATTTCTGTAACACTTACTGTAGGTACAATGGCTCTGGCTAAAAAGAAGTCAATTGTAAGTAAACTCTCAGCAATAGAAGAAATGGCTGGTATGGATGTACTTTTTTCGGATAAAACAGGAACCTTAACTAAAAATGAAATTTCCATAGCTCAAATAGAATCATACAATGGTTTTACAGATGAAGAGGTTATCTTTTTTGCAGGATTAGCATCTCTAAGATTGGAACAGGACCCGCTTGATAAAGCAATATTGGATAAGATGGAAAATTCAGAAACCCTTTCTAAGAAAATTGAAAACTATAAACTGCTAAAATTCAACCCATTTGACCCGATACGCAAAAGTACAGAATCTGAAATACAATATAAAGATGAATGTAAATTTAAAGTATCAAAGGGAGCTCCACAGGTTATTCTCACATTAATAAATAATGAAATATTAAAAGCTAAAGTTGAAAGAAATGTAGATCATTTCGCTGATAAGGTTTACAGGTTTTTGGGAGTAGCAAGAACAGATAAAGAGGGTATTTGGGAATTCATGGGTTTAATAGCGCTTTACGATCATCTAAAAAAAATTCTAAAAAGCATATGGTAG
- a CDS encoding cation-transporting P-type ATPase: MEISLEDVKKISTSELMEKLSTNSNGLSFEEALKRHKIYGSNEIEEMRTESFKKVI; encoded by the coding sequence ATGGAAATCAGTTTGGAAGATGTTAAAAAAATATCAACTTCTGAGCTAATGGAAAAATTATCCACCAATTCTAATGGTCTTTCATTTGAAGAGGCATTAAAAAGGCATAAAATCTATGGTTCCAATGAGATTGAAGAAATGCGAACCGAATCATTTAAAAAAGTTATTTAG
- the cbiQ gene encoding cobalt ECF transporter T component CbiQ, whose amino-acid sequence MNGAGSVNELEKHTIKSSVLHTLDGRVKLVILLAIIVYAVYTTDLIVLAIMEIYLIAMILVSHLSFKESFKRVLFILPFGGIIALFQPFIMAGTVIYTGPLGIHITYQGLMFGVLLMSRLVVSLTSIVILSSLSPMQEVVNSFRRLGMPREFAMIFSLFIRYLFMFYDELHRILHAQKSRNFDIFNKKTSYMWRMKQLAYTITMMFLRSYEKGETVYFSMLSRGYSENSEIYTDNKKLASRDFFFIGITLSFIICLELMKYTMVI is encoded by the coding sequence ATGAATGGTGCAGGATCGGTTAATGAACTTGAAAAACACACAATAAAATCCAGTGTGCTTCATACTTTAGATGGCAGAGTTAAATTAGTAATTTTATTAGCCATTATCGTATATGCTGTATACACAACCGATTTAATAGTTCTTGCAATAATGGAAATCTACTTAATTGCAATGATTCTGGTGTCGCATCTTTCATTTAAAGAATCATTCAAAAGAGTACTTTTTATTTTACCTTTTGGGGGAATTATAGCTCTTTTCCAACCATTTATAATGGCCGGTACTGTTATCTACACTGGACCACTTGGAATACATATCACCTATCAAGGGCTAATGTTTGGTGTGCTCTTAATGTCGAGGCTGGTTGTGTCTTTAACATCAATTGTAATATTATCCTCTTTAAGTCCAATGCAGGAAGTTGTAAATTCTTTCCGAAGACTTGGAATGCCAAGGGAATTTGCAATGATATTCAGCTTATTCATTAGATATCTATTCATGTTCTATGATGAACTTCACAGAATATTACACGCCCAAAAAAGCCGAAACTTTGATATATTCAACAAAAAAACTTCCTACATGTGGAGAATGAAACAGCTTGCCTACACAATAACTATGATGTTTCTTAGATCATATGAAAAGGGCGAAACAGTATATTTCAGTATGTTAAGTAGAGGTTATTCAGAAAATTCAGAAATATACACCGATAATAAAAAATTAGCTTCAAGGGACTTTTTCTTCATAGGAATTACTTTATCATTCATAATATGCCTAGAATTAATGAAGTATACTATGGTAATATAA
- a CDS encoding PDGLE domain-containing protein, whose protein sequence is MKPNDRNLIVVGVTLCIIIAIMAPFIASTNPDGLEKTTEQIPTNGESGIYQAPLADYKVPFLGDGPYSGVAALALGVLIVLGLGYLGAFIIKRRKPPEISK, encoded by the coding sequence ATGAAACCAAATGATAGGAATCTTATAGTTGTAGGAGTGACCCTATGTATTATTATTGCAATCATGGCCCCATTTATAGCTTCAACTAATCCTGATGGTCTTGAAAAAACAACAGAACAAATTCCAACCAATGGTGAATCTGGAATTTATCAAGCACCCCTTGCAGATTATAAGGTCCCGTTTCTTGGTGATGGTCCTTATTCTGGTGTAGCTGCACTGGCATTAGGTGTTTTAATTGTACTGGGTCTTGGTTACTTGGGTGCGTTTATAATTAAAAGGAGAAAACCACCAGAAATTTCTAAATAA
- the cbiM gene encoding cobalt transporter CbiM: MHIPDGFIPLLQCAIYGIITAIILIISLRWARKNLDEKMVPLMAVLAAGIFAIMSLNIPVPFGTSVHMVGAALVAIIFCAPEAAVIIFTLVLLVQALLIGDGGVTALGANILNMGIVAPFVGFYSFKALRKPLGKVPSIFIASWLSIFMASVMLVIELWFAGKLLTSGLASLFLIIQSLSGVIEGILTVIIILAIEKTRPDLLAWNRIKRDNINKSNVSEEDA, translated from the coding sequence ATGCATATACCCGACGGATTTATACCTTTGTTACAATGTGCCATTTATGGAATAATAACTGCCATTATTTTGATAATATCACTTAGGTGGGCAAGAAAAAACCTTGACGAAAAAATGGTTCCATTAATGGCAGTATTGGCCGCAGGTATATTTGCAATTATGTCATTAAACATTCCAGTTCCATTTGGAACCAGTGTCCATATGGTTGGTGCCGCATTAGTGGCAATCATATTCTGTGCACCAGAAGCAGCAGTTATCATATTTACATTGGTACTCCTTGTACAAGCTTTATTAATTGGAGATGGAGGCGTAACAGCTTTAGGTGCAAACATTCTTAATATGGGGATTGTAGCACCGTTTGTCGGATTTTATTCATTTAAAGCCCTCAGAAAACCTTTAGGGAAAGTACCCTCTATATTCATTGCTTCTTGGCTTTCAATATTCATGGCATCGGTGATGTTGGTTATAGAACTTTGGTTTGCAGGTAAATTATTAACATCAGGATTGGCCTCACTCTTTTTGATCATACAATCACTTAGTGGAGTTATAGAAGGTATACTTACAGTTATAATTATTCTTGCAATTGAAAAGACCCGACCAGATTTACTTGCATGGAACAGAATCAAGAGGGATAATATTAATAAATCAAATGTTAGTGAGGAGGACGCATGA
- a CDS encoding DtxR family transcriptional regulator yields MSNNEKLSANIEEYLEAIYKISNNEKCVKTTQISKDLGITSASVSEMLKKLDKMGYVNYSQYKGAKLTEKGLKNAKRITRKHRLLERFLHDILKLKDSFLHDQACEMEHSLSDEAERALCQVLEHPDKCPGDSVIPACDLKFTTCEECMNRKEEEVNEVGKRNENLIPIMELKNHQQGKVSFIRGDYKVIRRLLDMGITIGAFISVIKIAPLSGPVEVAIRGSKLAIGRDIACNVFVELIEDNKSI; encoded by the coding sequence ATGTCAAATAATGAAAAACTTAGCGCAAATATCGAAGAATATTTAGAAGCTATCTATAAAATCAGCAATAACGAAAAATGTGTAAAAACAACACAAATATCAAAAGATTTGGGTATAACATCTGCAAGTGTTTCAGAAATGCTCAAAAAACTTGATAAAATGGGATATGTAAATTATTCACAATATAAAGGTGCTAAATTAACCGAAAAAGGACTCAAGAATGCTAAGAGAATAACAAGGAAGCATAGATTACTTGAAAGATTTCTTCACGACATTTTAAAGCTTAAAGACAGTTTTTTACACGATCAAGCCTGTGAAATGGAACATTCTCTATCAGATGAAGCTGAAAGAGCGTTATGTCAAGTATTAGAACATCCTGATAAATGTCCTGGAGACAGTGTAATTCCTGCTTGCGATCTAAAGTTCACTACATGCGAAGAATGCATGAACCGAAAGGAAGAAGAGGTTAATGAAGTAGGAAAGCGTAATGAAAATTTGATTCCTATAATGGAGCTTAAAAATCATCAACAGGGAAAAGTATCATTTATTAGAGGAGATTACAAGGTGATCAGAAGGCTTTTAGATATGGGCATCACCATAGGAGCATTTATCAGTGTAATTAAAATTGCCCCATTAAGCGGTCCTGTAGAAGTTGCTATACGTGGCTCAAAACTTGCTATAGGTCGTGACATAGCATGCAATGTTTTCGTAGAATTAATTGAAGATAATAAATCGATATAA